A genomic region of Drosophila pseudoobscura strain MV-25-SWS-2005 chromosome 5, UCI_Dpse_MV25, whole genome shotgun sequence contains the following coding sequences:
- the dpr7 gene encoding zwei Ig domain protein zig-8 isoform X2, giving the protein MRANFQYNTSKSKLSKTKRYFGSFGRDQHANYPACNFKTLVLTDMAASFVKSTCLDFSFNKIRPIILLILNFNICVQHISATSFLNINDLASSDRPFFDDISPRNVSAVIDETAVLRCRVKNKGNRTVSWMRKRDLHILTTNIYTYTGDQRFSVIHPPSSEDWDLKIDYAQPRDSGIYECQVNTEPKINLAIILDIAAESEVRDLNSDRRYYDSKAARAKILGSTEIHVKRDSTIALACSVNMHASSVLWYHGSSIVDFDSLRGGISLETEKTDIGTTSRLMLTRASLRDSGNYTCVPNGAIPASVRVHVLTGEQPAAMQTSAAIGMNAHTAMINIISIKFLLNISTLAEYVFRKER; this is encoded by the exons ATGAGAGCGAATTTTCAGTACAATAcctcaaaatcaaaattaagtAAAACAAAACGATATTTCGGCAGTTTCGGCCGTGACCA GCATGCTAACTATCCAGCTTGCAATTTCAAGACGCTTGTATTGACCGATATGGCGGCGTCATTTGTAAAATCAACGTGCTTGGATTTTTCCTTCAACAAAATTAGACCTataattttgttgattttgaattttaatatatgtGTTCAACATATAAGCGCAACTTCATTTTTGAACATAAATG ATTTAGCAAGCTCGGATCGACCTTTCTTCGATGACATAAGCCCAAGAAATGTCTCAGCTGTCATTGATGAAACTGCAGTTTTAAGATGTCGTGTCAAAAACAAAGGAAATCGCACT GTTTCATGGATGCGTAAGCGCGACCTTCATATTTTAACAACTAACATTTATACCTATACTGGCGATCAACGATTTTCCGTAATACACCCACCCAGCAGTGAGGACTGGGACTTAAAAATTGACTACGCCCAACCACGGGATAGCGGAATTTATGAGTGTCAAGTTAATACTGAGCCGAAAATAAACTTAGCAATCATTCTGGATATTGCAG CTGAGAGCGAAGTTAGAGATCTAAATTCGGATCGACGGTATTATGATTCAAAAG CGGCCCGTGCAAAAATATTAGGATCTACGGAAATCCATGTTAAACGCGATAGCACTATTGCTCTAGCCTGCTCAGTAAATATGCATGCATCATCTGTTTTATG GTATCATGGCTCTTCAATAGTCGATTTTGATTCGCTGCGAGGTGGAATAAGTTTGGAAACGGAAAAAACCGATATTGGAACTACTAGTCGATTAATGCTGACAAGAGCTTCATTACGAGATTCCGGAAACTATACTTGCGTTCCTAATGGTGCCATACCCGCATCGGTGCGGGTTCATGTATTGACCG GCGAACAGCCGGCTGCAATGCAGACAAGTGCGGCCATCGGGATGAATGCTCACACCGCCATGATAAACATCATATCAATAAagtttttgttaaatatttcaactCTAGCAGAATATGTGTTCCGAAAGGAGAGATGA
- the dpr7 gene encoding zwei Ig domain protein zig-8 isoform X1: protein MLLLSECCQIKKSYVSSTDMNVYTFIYAHMHANYPACNFKTLVLTDMAASFVKSTCLDFSFNKIRPIILLILNFNICVQHISATSFLNINDLASSDRPFFDDISPRNVSAVIDETAVLRCRVKNKGNRTVSWMRKRDLHILTTNIYTYTGDQRFSVIHPPSSEDWDLKIDYAQPRDSGIYECQVNTEPKINLAIILDIAAESEVRDLNSDRRYYDSKAARAKILGSTEIHVKRDSTIALACSVNMHASSVLWYHGSSIVDFDSLRGGISLETEKTDIGTTSRLMLTRASLRDSGNYTCVPNGAIPASVRVHVLTGEQPAAMQTSAAIGMNAHTAMINIISIKFLLNISTLAEYVFRKER from the exons ATGCTACTTTTATCTGAATGTTGTCAGATAAAAAAATCTTACGTATCATCAACCGATATGAATGtatacacatttatttatgcacatat GCATGCTAACTATCCAGCTTGCAATTTCAAGACGCTTGTATTGACCGATATGGCGGCGTCATTTGTAAAATCAACGTGCTTGGATTTTTCCTTCAACAAAATTAGACCTataattttgttgattttgaattttaatatatgtGTTCAACATATAAGCGCAACTTCATTTTTGAACATAAATG ATTTAGCAAGCTCGGATCGACCTTTCTTCGATGACATAAGCCCAAGAAATGTCTCAGCTGTCATTGATGAAACTGCAGTTTTAAGATGTCGTGTCAAAAACAAAGGAAATCGCACT GTTTCATGGATGCGTAAGCGCGACCTTCATATTTTAACAACTAACATTTATACCTATACTGGCGATCAACGATTTTCCGTAATACACCCACCCAGCAGTGAGGACTGGGACTTAAAAATTGACTACGCCCAACCACGGGATAGCGGAATTTATGAGTGTCAAGTTAATACTGAGCCGAAAATAAACTTAGCAATCATTCTGGATATTGCAG CTGAGAGCGAAGTTAGAGATCTAAATTCGGATCGACGGTATTATGATTCAAAAG CGGCCCGTGCAAAAATATTAGGATCTACGGAAATCCATGTTAAACGCGATAGCACTATTGCTCTAGCCTGCTCAGTAAATATGCATGCATCATCTGTTTTATG GTATCATGGCTCTTCAATAGTCGATTTTGATTCGCTGCGAGGTGGAATAAGTTTGGAAACGGAAAAAACCGATATTGGAACTACTAGTCGATTAATGCTGACAAGAGCTTCATTACGAGATTCCGGAAACTATACTTGCGTTCCTAATGGTGCCATACCCGCATCGGTGCGGGTTCATGTATTGACCG GCGAACAGCCGGCTGCAATGCAGACAAGTGCGGCCATCGGGATGAATGCTCACACCGCCATGATAAACATCATATCAATAAagtttttgttaaatatttcaactCTAGCAGAATATGTGTTCCGAAAGGAGAGATGA
- the dpr7 gene encoding zwei Ig domain protein zig-8 isoform X3, protein MAASFVKSTCLDFSFNKIRPIILLILNFNICVQHISATSFLNINDLASSDRPFFDDISPRNVSAVIDETAVLRCRVKNKGNRTVSWMRKRDLHILTTNIYTYTGDQRFSVIHPPSSEDWDLKIDYAQPRDSGIYECQVNTEPKINLAIILDIAAESEVRDLNSDRRYYDSKAARAKILGSTEIHVKRDSTIALACSVNMHASSVLWYHGSSIVDFDSLRGGISLETEKTDIGTTSRLMLTRASLRDSGNYTCVPNGAIPASVRVHVLTGEQPAAMQTSAAIGMNAHTAMINIISIKFLLNISTLAEYVFRKER, encoded by the exons ATGGCGGCGTCATTTGTAAAATCAACGTGCTTGGATTTTTCCTTCAACAAAATTAGACCTataattttgttgattttgaattttaatatatgtGTTCAACATATAAGCGCAACTTCATTTTTGAACATAAATG ATTTAGCAAGCTCGGATCGACCTTTCTTCGATGACATAAGCCCAAGAAATGTCTCAGCTGTCATTGATGAAACTGCAGTTTTAAGATGTCGTGTCAAAAACAAAGGAAATCGCACT GTTTCATGGATGCGTAAGCGCGACCTTCATATTTTAACAACTAACATTTATACCTATACTGGCGATCAACGATTTTCCGTAATACACCCACCCAGCAGTGAGGACTGGGACTTAAAAATTGACTACGCCCAACCACGGGATAGCGGAATTTATGAGTGTCAAGTTAATACTGAGCCGAAAATAAACTTAGCAATCATTCTGGATATTGCAG CTGAGAGCGAAGTTAGAGATCTAAATTCGGATCGACGGTATTATGATTCAAAAG CGGCCCGTGCAAAAATATTAGGATCTACGGAAATCCATGTTAAACGCGATAGCACTATTGCTCTAGCCTGCTCAGTAAATATGCATGCATCATCTGTTTTATG GTATCATGGCTCTTCAATAGTCGATTTTGATTCGCTGCGAGGTGGAATAAGTTTGGAAACGGAAAAAACCGATATTGGAACTACTAGTCGATTAATGCTGACAAGAGCTTCATTACGAGATTCCGGAAACTATACTTGCGTTCCTAATGGTGCCATACCCGCATCGGTGCGGGTTCATGTATTGACCG GCGAACAGCCGGCTGCAATGCAGACAAGTGCGGCCATCGGGATGAATGCTCACACCGCCATGATAAACATCATATCAATAAagtttttgttaaatatttcaactCTAGCAGAATATGTGTTCCGAAAGGAGAGATGA